The stretch of DNA tggggtggggccgGCGGCAAGTGCTGTGATGCGGTTCCGGGGAGGGGCCGTCGGGTAGAGGCTGAATACCAGTTTCCGAGCGGCAAGGCAGCGATGGCGATTTTTAGTGTGTATGTGGTGAACAAAGCTGGCGGCTTGATTTACCAGTTGGACAGCTACGCGCCacgggctgaggctgagaaaacTTTCAGTTATCCGCTGGATCTGCTGCTCAAGCTACACGATGAGCGTGTGTTGGTTGCTTTCGGCCAGCGGGACGGCATCCGAGGTGGGCTAGGCTCGGGCCCGTGGCGGGTGCGGGGGTGGGAGGGCCCCAGTGCTGTAGAAGTGGGCTGGTTGTAGGTGCGGGGTTGGGGGAAAAGGGGTTGTGTCGGGTCCCTTGTCCCCTCGGCGGAATCCCCGGGCTGCACCTTCGCTGACCGTTAGCTTCACCTCTGCAGTGGGTCATGCAGTGCTGGCCATCAATGGCATGGACGTGAATGGCAGGTACACGGCCGACGGGAAAGAGGTGCTGGAGTATCTGGGTAACCCTGCTAATTACCCGGTGTCCATTCGATTTGGCCGGCCCCGCCTCACTTCTAATGAGAAGCTTATGCTGGCCTCCATGTTCCACTCGTAAGTCCCCCGTCTCCTGAACGGCAGCGCTTGTAATTTGTCTACCTTTTCTTAAATCGTCGTTCTGGTGTTATGAAAAACGCAACCGATCCAGATCTAGATTTTAGGTAATAACGGCAGTGGTGTCATCTTTTTTtgctgggtggggaggggccgcggagttacccaggctggagcgcagtggcgggatctcggctcactgcagcctctgcctcccaggttcaagcgattctcctgcctcagcctcccgagtagctgggattacaggcgcgtgccaccacgaccagctaatttttgtatttttagtagagaggggttttgccatgttggccaggctggtctcaaactcctgacctcaggtgatccacctgcctcggcttcccaaagtgctgggattacaggagtgagccaccgcgcccggccgaggtgTCATCTTACTTAAAGTCAACTtctcttctctgagccttagtttcttcatatttaaagAAAGCCAGTTTAACTAAATGACCTTTAAACTTTTTCTGCTCTCAATTGTGATATCAGATGTGCCGGCCTTTGCTTAAACACAAGCTTAGTAAGCGTGGCACATATTCCTAGAGTATTCATTTTACCCAAAGTTTTAGATGTAAAATGTCTTGTAACAAAGTATGAATGTAAAATATTCACAGAATTCAAATGAACTTAGAAATTTTGACACTACTGCCAGTCAGTTCACACTACTTCTCCTGACTGTCCCAGGCTGTAATGTGAACTCCTCAGCAAATAGGGACACTTCAGtggaagtttgagaagcactccTTCCTTAGAGCAACTTTGCCTCCTTTGCATATAGGCTCTTTGCCATCGGCTCCCAGCTGTCTCCTGAACAGGGAAGCTCAGGCATTGAGATGCTGGAGACAGACACATTCAAATTGCACTGCTACCAGACACTGACAGGTATGCATCTCCACGGAGGCCAGAGGAGTGTGATGGAGAAGGTGGGGAAGAGATACTGATAAGTTTGCATCTCCAGGTGGGCCAGAGGAGTGTGGtggagaaggtgggaggagggggttgACCAAAGACACCTTTGGTAAGCAAGAAGAGGGGGTGTGCTTTTCCTggcacaattctttttttttttgaaatgtttcactcttgttgcccaggctggaatgcaggggcatgatccgccccctgggttcaagcgattctcctgcctcaggctcccaaatagctgggattacaggcatgtgtcaccacacccggctaatttttctgtttttattagagatggtgtttctccatattggtcatggtggtctcaaactcccgacctcaggtgattgcccgcctcccaaagtgttgggattacaggcgtgagccaccacacccgacccacagttcttttttttttttttttttttgagatgcagtttcactctgccactcaggctggagtgtagtggcatgatcttggctcactgcagccaccacctcctgggttcaagcaattctcctgcctcagcctcccaagtagctgagactacagatgcccgccaccacacccagctaattttttgtggggtttttttgttttgtcttgttttgagatggagtcttgctctgtcacccaggctagagtgcagtggcgcgatgttggctcactgcagccaccactacccgggttcaagcaattctcctgcctcagcctcctgagtagctgggattacaggcatccgccacacgcccagctaatttttgtattttttaggagagatggggtttcaccatgttggccaggctggtctcgaactcctgacctcaggtgatccacctgcctctgcctcccacagtgctgggattacaggcatgagccaccgcgcccggccttcctgGCACAATTTTATAGAcacatctgtttgtttgttttgtgaataCAAAACCAATATTTAATCTGAAACTGATTTTGTCCATGCCACCCAGCATGTTCAGCAGAGGTTATCTTGTGTTCAGATAAAACTCACCTTAATGCTATTTCCTGTTGCGTGTACTTTGGAAGGTGTTAAGtgtttttccaaaatgaaatttgaaagcaAAATGGATATGACCTTTGGATTGCCAGTGTCATTGCTTCACCCTCTTCATTTATTGAAAACTGCCTGACTTTGTCCCCTGCCTGGCAATGTTTCTGCTGAGGGACTCCAAAActgttagtaagtggcagagctagaacTCAAAGCCTGGTCTTAATCAGGTGGGTGACATAACAaagttacttcacttctctggTCTCATCGGTAGATTCAAAGTCTTGCCTTTCCTGCATTATgtggtaaaaagaataaaattaaaataggctTATGAAAGTGTTTTGCAAAATTGAAAGTGCTGTACAAATACAGGATGACACTATTTGCTCCAGTGTCTACGCTTTGGTAACCATTCTTGGTCTCTCTCCAGGGATCAAGTTTGTGGTTCTAGCAGATCCTAGGCAAGCTGGAATAGATTCTCTTCTCCGAAAGATTTATGAGATTTACTCAGACTTTGCCCTCAAGAATCCATTCTATTCCTTAGAAATGCCTATCAGGTAAGTGGCCCCACTTCCCAGATACTGTTTAAAGCGTCCTTGCCCCTCCCTGTGTGCTCTGTCCAAAGTTAGCTGAAGCATAGTAGagtattactttttttgtttgtttgtttttgagacggagtttcgctcttgttgcccaggctggagtgcaatgatgcgatcttggctcgctgtaacctctgcctcccgggttcaagcgattctcctggctcagcctcctgagtagctgggattggatgcatgtgccaccacgcctggctaatttcatgtttctagtaaagacaaggtttcaccatgttggtcaggctggtctcaaactcccggcctcaggtgatccacctgccttggcctcccacagtgctgggattacaggcgtgagccactgcgcccggccgagtaTTACTTTTAAGTAAGACACAAGGAAAGGccggtggctcacgtgtgtaatctcagcactttggaagacggAGAGGgtaggatcacttcagcccaggagtttgagatcagcctggacaacatagaaccccatctttacaaaaaaaaaaaaaattagcctggtgtggtggcggacacctgtagtgccagctattaaggaagctgaggcgggaggattgcttaaacctggaaggtcaaggcagcagtgaaccatgctcgtgccactgcattccagcctgggcaacagaacaagaccgtgtctctaaataaataagacaacagtagctgggtgcagtggctcacgcctgtaatcccagcactttgggaggctgaggcgggcggatcacttgaggtcaggagtttaagaccagcctggtcaacatggtgaaaccccatctctgctaaaaatactgaaaatacaaaaattagccaggtgtggtcgtgtgcacctgcaatcccagctactcaagtaggctgaggcaagcagaatcgcttcaatctgggaggaaaaggttgcagtgagctgagatcgtgccactgattccagcctgggtgactattTAGAGAAAACAGACTTTCCTTGGTGTTtatgtcatttttgtttgtttgtttgtggggttttttttgttgatgtttttttttttttttttttttttgagactgagcttCACTCTtaaccacccaggctggaatgcaatggtgccatcacggctcaccacaacctctgccttccgggttcaggcgattcttttgtctcagcctccggagtagctgggattacaggcacctgccaccatgcctggctaatttttgtatttttagtagagacagggtttcaccatattggccaggctagtctcaaagtcctgacctcagctgatccgcccacctcagccttccatgaTATATGTTGTTCTTCAAGCAGTTTCCCCTGGCTTAAGTGGGGAGAAAGCCTCAGGCCTCACACTTTTTTTCCTCACCCTGGGCCCGGCTTAGGTGTGAGCTCTTTGACCAGAACCTGAAGCTAGCTCTGGAGGTGGCAGAGAAGGCTGGAACTTTTGGACCTGGGTCATAGGCTGAACCTGTTATGGACCCCCAAATTCTGAGAGTTCCTGCAACAAGAATACTGCTGTTGACACTCCAGTGGAAATCCCAGCAGCCTTGTTAGTGCACTTGAAAGTGGGAGAATGCTGACCCTGATGACTTGTACTGATTCCTGAGCCTTAACACTGTGCTCTTTCCTTCTGTATATACCATGGTCTTACTTTCCAACTCTGTACAGATTTATTTATGGAGGAGCTAGGTCCATAAATGTTGTAATAAATATTCCTTTGATCTTGGTGTTTGCAATCTGTCTTAATCGATGGTTTTGGGGGAAAGATACAGGAAGTGAGTCAAAAATGGTTAGGGAATTCTGGGAAGATGATTATGTGCTAgtaaaaaacataacaaatatgtgttcattaaataaatgaacataagaTTTTGAAGCATGAGCATTGGATCTAGTCCCAGAATTGCTGCTGATTTCCTGGGGTCCTggggtggtggcagcagtggtggtggctgttatgatgatgatgatgatggaacATATTTCAAGCACTTACAGCCAGGCATTCCTGCTTTATCTCACTTGATCTTCACCCTAACTCCAGGGGGTACATTCTGTTACAGATAAGAGATTTAGCAGACTTTCTGCCTCAAAGTTTCCAAGCTAGTTACTGACAGTCTGGGTTTGAACCAGGCTTTCTGGCTACACACTCAGTAAACCACTGTTACACTTCTTCCCTCCATCAAGTTATTTAATCTGTCCACAACCCAATAGCTTTATCTCTAAAATAATCATTGAACTATTCAATGTTCAGGTGAAGGCAGAGGAGGCATGAGTTTTAAAGGAGTCCATCTACACTTCAGCTTCCCCATTCCAGGGAAATGAAGTCTTTCCATTTTGGGGTGGAAAGAGCAGGTATTGACAATATTTCCCAAGGAAGCTGTCTCACTTTGAAAAAATGAATCACTGACAGTGTTCAGTATCAAATCTAGTTTTAATCTTCTATAACAAGTCACCTTTTCTTCCCACCTATATCCAACTGCGCCTAGTGGTACAGTGAGAATGATGGCCTCCTCTCTTTCCCTGGAGTCTGAGGTATTGGCAACAGCAGTCACCCACTGCTGAGAGGACTTAGGACCCAGCAGAAGTCAAGGGTCATTAGTGCCCTGCAGCTGCAGGGATAGCCTCACTTCAGGTGGGGATGGGGTAGGATGCGGGCAGGACAGGGcctaggaaaagaagaagggtACAGGAGCCTTCCTGACTGCAGAAGTTTCCTGTTTGTCTGAAGGCAGGAAATAGGAGCTAACGGAGTCTAAGGCCAAAGGTTATCTTTTAAATAGAGCATAGGATCAGGGAGCTGGGACCTCACTAGCCACTGATAACTTCCAGCGCCACCCGGGTGACAGAAAAGGCGCAGAAATGGAAAGTGAAAGGTTCAGGGCTAGCCAGGCAGGCCCCTCCTTTTCTCCCCGCAGAGCGTGCAGGGGGAAGGCCACCGTGGGATGGTGCTCCGGAACCTGGACTCTCTTCACTCAGCCTTCTTGGACACTCGGCCCATCTTGGTGCGGATGTTTCGTAGGAGGAAGAAGGCAGCCGTGCTGGCCGCACAAATCACTTCAGCCACCCAGAAGGCTGTGCTCCAACTGTAGTGCTTGGCAATGGTGCTGAAGGGCAGCCCAGCCAGAAAGCCGCCCACTGTCAGGGGGAAAGGGAAGAACCTAAGCCAGTGGTGCTAGCTCCAGCTTCTCACTGGTCTATATGCAAAGCAcaggtgggggtgagggagagaCTCTAGAAGTTAACACTTACCATTGGCCATGAGTCCCACAATGGCGTGGGAGGTGCCACACAAGTTGGGAGGGGCACTCTCGTTGGCTATGACTCCAAACAGGGCAATGGGGCCATACGAGGAGAAACCAAATACAGCTCCCAATACCAGGATCCAGAGCTGCCAAGGGCAGAGTGGAGTGGCATTCAGAGTCGGAAAGCCGACCTGCCTACCCACCCCTGCCAAAGCAAGAAGAAGGCTTGGTCCCCAGAAACAAACAGTAGTCATAAAAGGACAGTAAGTAAGTGATTCTTTTCCTTCCACTCCCCAACACAACTGACAATACAGAGCTAGAGTAGGAGATGCCACATTGAGCAAACCCAGGGACCTAGGTGGGCAAGGAAAGGAGGTACAGAAGTCATCCCTCTGAGCTAGAGGCTGTCCTCAGGATTTACACAAACTGGATTGGCTAGGGGTAAGGCAGAAGGGTAGGACAAAGGTGAGACAGACCAGGAGAAAAACCAGAGATATCTTTAAGGCACCTCATGCTCTGTAAAGCCTGTGAGCTCCGCGAGAGGGTGAAGAGCCAGAGTCCAGAAAGCAACATCCTAGAGGAGcacagggaagaaaagaaaaccaggccCAGAGTGGAGGAGGAGAACCCAGACACAGAGGAACGGTCCAATCAGAACTGAAAAGGGTATCTGAGAGGCGAAGAAAAGATTGGCCCAGGCTGAAGccaggagagggagacagagtcAGTGGCCCTTGCGTTCTCTCCTTGTGCCCTGCCGTGAGCCAGGCCTTTCTTAATTACCTTGGGGGAGTCACTGGTCACTGTTACCCGGAAGAGGTACATGGACACTGTCATGCCAGCCATCATGAACAGCAACAGGCCATGGCGAGGGTTCCCGTAGTTGGACAGTCCCGCCTATGGATACAGTCCCGGCAATGTCACGTCCTCAGAACAGGGCAGAGAACACCCACCCCTGGACTCTGACACAGCAGGGCCTCTGCTGACGGGTCTTTGGCAATCCCACCACAGTTCTTGGCCCTGGGCAGCTCTGGGAGGCCCTGGGACCTGCTCATTACATTCTGAGGCCAAACTCTACAACATCCCCTCCTCCCCCGTCAGGCAGGACTAGGACACGTGCTGGGGAGGGCACCTAGTCTGTTCCCAGCCCATTTTCCTGGGGCTGTGGAGCAACCTACAGCTAAGCTAAGAAATATTCTGGCTGTCCTTCACATCAGTTAAAACTCTACCCAAGAGCCTTACTTCCACAACCGTAGGAAagctaagaccagcctggaatcATTCCCTCTTCACCCGGTCTAAACCAGCAGATGCCAACCTGCCTGTGCCCTGGGACTCCCATCTCTCCAGTGCCTGTCCCAGCCACGCCGTGAAGACTGAAAGGGACCCTTCTCCTTCCTGTCCCTTCTGCCCGCTCACCTTTGCCATGGCCCGGTCTGACAGGTAGCCAGCTGCGATGCTGCCTACAAGGCCCCCAACTTCCAGGGCACTCATGTAGGAGCTACCTGCAGTAGGGAGTTGtggtgggaagagggaagggaagggtgggagggtgtTACACATTGGGGTTGTCCCACAATGGCTTAAACCTGGAGAGGTACAGGGTTCCCATAGGTGACTGGCCATAGCTGCCTGAGTAGCGCCCGGCCTCAAGGAACGAATAAAGAGGATAAATGGAAGCAAGGCCTGAATTTGCATCCCCTGCATTGGTTCCTGCTCCTTATGCCCACCCTTGTCCCCATGCTCATCTTACCTACAAGGGCTGACTGTCCTTTCTCCTGGATAAGGAAGAACTGGCCCCAGTCAGTACAGCAGGTCTTTACTCCAAACACCACAAGGTAACCAGTGGAGAGCACCCACAGGTAAGGGGACAGCAGCAGCTCCTGCAGGGTGCTCTCCTCCTTCAAGGAGCCTGGAGGTGGGAAAAGGCTGGGCGTCAGGCTCTGCCCTGACTGCTCTCCCCAACCTGAACCCCCAACATTCATTAAccagccacaggggcagagtccATCTGCACAGCCAGGATCAGCATGAAGGGTATTCCCTCACCCCACTGctctcctctccccctctccGCTGCAAGGTCAATGAATGAGAAACAGGACCAGGGAGGACCAAGCCACTTAAGGACCAAGCTCAATGAATGAAAGACAAACAGGACCAAGCCACTAAAGCTCATGATTCTATCTATCCAGGACAGGGAAGTCTGTGCTGTTGTGAGGAAGGGCCAGAAAATAACGAGTCACAGCACTTGCTGGCTCTGCCGCTTGTCCAGTACTTGACTGCCTCTTGGGATGGATTTGTGTTTGCTACCCATGCAGCCTACATCACCACCTCTTCCCCCACATCCACTGACCAGCACAGGACCGGGCAAACGCCTAGTCTTCAACAAACATCTGCCTGCTAAATGAGTGCCCCAGTGGTCGGTCTGGGTGGGGGCTCACCCTTCTTGCCCTCAGAGGGCATGGGGTCCAGGTTGCGGAGTCCAACATCAGCAGGTTCATTGtggatgagcaggagacagaggaaggagaCAACCACACCACAGTGCCCCAGATAGGGCCAGCGTGCTGCGCCAGCTGTAGCTCTGGGCAAGGATGGTTGCCAGGATAGGGCCCAGCCCTCCAGCCAGGTTCATGCTGGTTGACAGGATGGCCCACCAAGTGCCAAACTGAGATGGCTCAAACCACTGTGGGGCAGAGGGCGACACGTAGGTGTCCAGCCTACTGCCCATGTTGAGGGTGGGGTCAGATGGGGCAGCCCCAGAAGCTCACATtacagggaagagggagagggcgCTTCTGTTTGGCAGGGcagtttcctcctctgccacCTGATCCCACcactctcagcctcctaaaatatCTTGACAAGCAATAGGAGCTGGCCAGGAACTGCTCAGGAACCTGCTC from Homo sapiens chromosome 11, GRCh38.p14 Primary Assembly encodes:
- the TRAPPC4 gene encoding trafficking protein particle complex subunit 4 isoform 1 (isoform 1 is encoded by transcript variant 1), with the protein product MAIFSVYVVNKAGGLIYQLDSYAPRAEAEKTFSYPLDLLLKLHDERVLVAFGQRDGIRVGHAVLAINGMDVNGRYTADGKEVLEYLGNPANYPVSIRFGRPRLTSNEKLMLASMFHSLFAIGSQLSPEQGSSGIEMLETDTFKLHCYQTLTGIKFVVLADPRQAGIDSLLRKIYEIYSDFALKNPFYSLEMPIRCELFDQNLKLALEVAEKAGTFGPGS
- the TRAPPC4 gene encoding trafficking protein particle complex subunit 4 isoform 3 (isoform 3 is encoded by transcript variant 3), giving the protein MAIFSVYVVNKAGGLIYQLDSYAPRAEAEKTFSYPLDLLLKLHDERVLVAFGQRDGIRVGHAVLAINGMDVNGRYTADGKEVLEYLGNPANYPVSIRFGRPRLTSNEKLMLASMFHSLFAIGSQLSPEQGSSGIEMLETDTFKLHCYQTLTEMPIRCELFDQNLKLALEVAEKAGTFGPGS
- the TRAPPC4 gene encoding trafficking protein particle complex subunit 4 isoform 4 (isoform 4 is encoded by transcript variant 4); this translates as MAIFSVYVVNKAGGLIYQLDSYAPRAEAEKTFSYPLDLLLKLHDERVLVAFGQRDGIRVGHAVLAINGMDVNGRYTADGKEMLETDTFKLHCYQTLTGIKFVVLADPRQAGIDSLLRKIYEIYSDFALKNPFYSLEMPIRCELFDQNLKLALEVAEKAGTFGPGS
- the TRAPPC4 gene encoding trafficking protein particle complex subunit 4 isoform 5 (isoform 5 is encoded by transcript variant 5), with translation MAIFSVYVVNKAGGLIYQLDSYAPRAEAEKTFSYPLDLLLKLHDERVLVAFGQRDGIRVGHAVLAINGMDVNGRLFAIGSQLSPEQGSSGIEMLETDTFKLHCYQTLTGIKFVVLADPRQAGIDSLLRKIYEIYSDFALKNPFYSLEMPIRCELFDQNLKLALEVAEKAGTFGPGS
- the TRAPPC4 gene encoding trafficking protein particle complex subunit 4 isoform 7 (isoform 7 is encoded by transcript variant 7) codes for the protein MAIFSVYVVNKAGGLIYQLDSYAPRAEAEKTFSYPLDLLLKLHDERVLVAFGQRDGIRGIKFVVLADPRQAGIDSLLRKIYEIYSDFALKNPFYSLEMPIRCELFDQNLKLALEVAEKAGTFGPGS
- the TRAPPC4 gene encoding trafficking protein particle complex subunit 4 isoform 2 (isoform 2 is encoded by transcript variant 2); the encoded protein is MAGTRPTGKRCWSIWVTLLITRCPFDLAGPASLLMRSLCWPPCSTRIKFVVLADPRQAGIDSLLRKIYEIYSDFALKNPFYSLEMPIRCELFDQNLKLALEVAEKAGTFGPGS
- the TRAPPC4 gene encoding trafficking protein particle complex subunit 4 isoform 6 (isoform 6 is encoded by transcript variant 6), encoding MKNATDPDLDFRLFAIGSQLSPEQGSSGIEMLETDTFKLHCYQTLTGIKFVVLADPRQAGIDSLLRKIYEIYSDFALKNPFYSLEMPIRCELFDQNLKLALEVAEKAGTFGPGS
- the SLC37A4 gene encoding glucose-6-phosphate exchanger SLC37A4 isoform 1 (isoform 1 is encoded by transcript variant 4; The RefSeq protein has 1 frameshift compared to this genomic sequence); its protein translation is MAAQGYGYYRTVIFSAMFGGYSLYYFNRKTFSFVMPSLVEEIPLDKDDLGFITSSQSAAYAISKFVSGVLSDQMSARWLFSSGLLLVGLVNIFFAWSSTVPVFAALWFLNGLAQGLGWPPCGKVLRKWFEPSQFGTWWAILSTSMNLAGGLGPILATILAQSYSWRSTLALSGALCVVVSFLCLLLIHNEPADVGLRNLDPMPSEGKKGSLKEESTLQELLLSPYLWVLSTGYLVVFGVKTCCTDWGQFFLIQEKGQSALVGSSYMSALEVGGLVGSIAAGYLSDRAMAKAGLSNYGNPRHGLLLFMMAGMTVSMYLFRVTVTSDSPKLWILVLGAVFGFSSYGPIALFGVIANESAPPNLCGTSHAIVGLMANVGGFLAGLPFSTIAKHYSWSTAFWVAEVICAASTAAFFLLRNIRTKMGRVSKKAE
- the SLC37A4 gene encoding glucose-6-phosphate exchanger SLC37A4 isoform 3 (isoform 3 is encoded by transcript variant 3; The RefSeq protein has 1 frameshift compared to this genomic sequence), with protein sequence MSARWLFSSGLLLVGLVNIFFAWSSTVPVFAALWFLNGLAQGLGWPPCGKVLRKWFEPSQFGTWWAILSTSMNLAGGLGPILATILAQSYSWRSTLALSGALCVVVSFLCLLLIHNEPADVGLRNLDPMPSEGKKGSLKEESTLQELLLSPYLWVLSTGYLVVFGVKTCCTDWGQFFLIQEKGQSALVGSSYMSALEVGGLVGSIAAGYLSDRAMAKAGLSNYGNPRHGLLLFMMAGMTVSMYLFRVTVTSDSPKLWILVLGAVFGFSSYGPIALFGVIANESAPPNLCGTSHAIVGLMANVGGFLAGLPFSTIAKHYSWSTAFWVAEVICAASTAAFFLLRNIRTKMGRVSKKAE
- the SLC37A4 gene encoding glucose-6-phosphate exchanger SLC37A4 isoform 2 (isoform 2 is encoded by transcript variant 2; The RefSeq protein has 1 frameshift compared to this genomic sequence), yielding MAAQGYGYYRTVIFSAMFGGYSLYYFNRKTFSFVMPSLVEEIPLDKDDLGFITSSQSAAYAISKFVSGVLSDQMSARWLFSSGLLLVGLVNIFFAWSSTVPVFAALWFLNGLAQGLGWPPCGKVLRKWFEPSQFGTWWAILSTSMNLAGGLGPILATILAQSYSWRSTLALSGALCVVVSFLCLLLIHNEPADVGLRNLDPMPSEGKKGSLKEESTLQELLLSPYLWVLSTGYLVVFGVKTCCTDWGQFFLIQEKGQSALVGSSYMSALEVGGLVGSIAAGYLSDRAMAKAGLSNYGNPRHGLLLFMMAGMTVSMYLFRVTVTSDSPKDVAFWTLALHPLAELTGFTEHELWILVLGAVFGFSSYGPIALFGVIANESAPPNLCGTSHAIVGLMANVGGFLAGLPFSTIAKHYSWSTAFWVAEVICAASTAAFFLLRNIRTKMGRVSKKAE